The Epinephelus lanceolatus isolate andai-2023 chromosome 8, ASM4190304v1, whole genome shotgun sequence genome includes a window with the following:
- the cbx5 gene encoding chromobox protein homolog 5: MGKKSREEDSSSSDEEEYVVEKVLDRRVVKGRVEFFLKWKGYSEKHNTWEPEKNLDCPELISEFMKTYKKSSSSSGGSSTPSSGASKSGSLGRTKDSSGSKKRSSDDDEEGGSKPKKKKEDDILVARGFERGLEPEKIIGATDSCGELMFLMKWKDSEEADLVLAKEANHKCPQIVIAFYEERLTWHEDSDKKEKDAVSA, from the exons ATGGGCAAAAAGTCTCGCGAAGAggactcctcctcctcagatGAGGAAGAATATGTTGTGGAGAAGGTGCTGGACAGGAGGGTGGTCAAAGGCAGGGTCGAGTTCTTCCTGAAGTGGAAAGGATATTCAGA aaaacacaacacctGGGAGCCTGAGAAGAACCTGGACTGCCCTGAGCTTATTTCAGAATTCATGAAGACCTacaagaaaagcagcagcagcagtggtggaagcTCCACGCCTAGCAGCGGGGCCAGCAAATCTGGCTCCTTGGGACGCACCAAAGACTCCAGTGGCTCAAAGAAGAGGAGCTCAGATGACGATGAGGAGGGTGGAAGTAAGcccaagaagaagaaggag GATGACATTCTAGTCGCACGTGGCTTTGAGAGAGGCCTCGAGCCTGAAAAGATCATTGGAGCAACTGACTCATGTGGAGAACTAATGTTTCTTATGAAGTG GAAAGACTCTGAAGAGGCTGATCTCGTGCTCGCCAAGGAGGCCAATCATAAGTGCCCACAGATTGTCATAGCCTTCTATGAGGAGCGTCTCACCTGGCATGAAGACAGTGACAAGAAGGAGAAGGATGCCGTGAGTGCGTGA
- the hnrnpa1b gene encoding heterogeneous nuclear ribonucleoprotein A1b: MANNVPREPEQLRKLFIGGLSFETTDESLRAHFEQWGGLTDCVVMRDPNSKRSRGFGFVTYSSVDEVDGAMSARPHKVDGRVVEPKRAVSREDSNRPGAHVTVKKIFVGGIKEDTEESHLRDYFTQFGKIEVIDIMTDRNTGKKRGFAFVTFDDHDSVDRIVIQKYHTINSHNCEVRKALTRQEMQTAGMGMRGRSTGGRPYDCDRFSQGGRGRYDDGPYNCNGGGGYGGGPGGPGGYNNGGGGGGNRGYNQGGYNQGGGGGGGYGGNGYDANGYGNCGGGGGGGGNNYNNMGHYDPQASNFGPMKNNYGGGGGGVGRNFGGGYGGGSNSGGYGRQARF; the protein is encoded by the exons ATGGCGAACAAC GTCCCACGTGAGCCGGAGCAGCTTCGCAAGCTGTTCATTGGAGGTTTGAGCTTCGAGACCACAGATGAAAGCCTGCGGGCTCACTTTGAGCAATGGGGGGGGCTTACAGATTGTGTG GTCATGAGGGATCCCAACAGCAAGAGATCCAGGGGCTTTGGATTTGTCACATACTCATCAGTTGATGAAGTTGATGGTGCCATGTCTGCCCGCCCTCATAAGGTTGATGGGAGAGTTGTTGAACCTAAACGAGCCGTTTCCAGGGAG GACTCAAACAGGCCAGGTGCCCATGTCACAGTGAAAAAGATCTTTGTTGGGGGCATCAAGGAGGATACAGAGGAGTCGCACCTGCGAGACTACTTCACACAATTTGGCAAGATTGAGGTCATTGACATCATGACTGACCGTAATACAGGAAAGAAGAGGGGCTTTGCCTTTGTGACCTTCGATGATCACGATTCAGTCGACAGGATTGTCA TCCAGAAATATCACACAATCAACTCCCACAACTGTGAAGTCAGGAAGGCCCTCACAAGACAGGAAATGCAGACTGCAGGAATGGGAATGAGAG GCCGCAGCACTGGTGGAAGGCCCTATGACTGTGACAGATTCAGTCAGG GTGGCAGAGGCAGATATGATGATGGTCCTTACAACTGTAATGGGGGTGGTG GCTATGGAGGTGGTCCCGGCGGTCCTGGTGGATACAATAATggcggtggtggcggcggcAACCGAGGGTATAACCAGGGTGGCTACAACCAGGGTGGTGGAGGCGGCGGAGGCTATGGTGGAAATGGCTATGACGCCAACGGCTATG GCaactgtggtggtggtggtggcggcggTGGCAATAACTACAACAACATGGGCCACTACGATCCACAGGCCTCCAACTTTGGCCCAATGAAGAACAActatggtggtggtggtggcggtgtTGGCAGGAACTTTG